TCCCCCACCATCTTACATCTCCCATGCTAACACCACCGAAATCCAAAGTTGAGAGTGTTGATAGAAATATGAGAAACAGCTACTCACTCAGCATCACCAATATCAAGACatctccttttcttctttatgtGATACTCTTCTCTTAATAATCTGAGGGCTCGAGTATTCCAAACTAGTTTCAGTTGAAACGGATGAATCTGGAACTGAACTCGATACTGATTCAGGTTGCCACGTTTGGTTTCTGAAACTCTGTGAAGGTAAAGCTTCTCTGTCATGCCCTTCAGCAGCAAGTCTACTCAATATATTCATGACAGCAGGGAAGAATCTCGTAGAGAGCGCGATAAGCCCAGCAAGCTGCCAAAAATTCAGAATTATCAGGAATGTACAAGTGTTGCTTAAACTCCTCTTCTTCCTTAGTAAAACTAGGATAAATGGAGCGATCGGTATGCCCACCATATACATGTAAAATGAACACTAGTAACTACTTACGATGCCATTTTGAAACAACCCTGGAATATCTGTCTGTACCCATATGGCTTTCCCAAGCAAGTATGTAACAAATAATACAAGAAGGTAAAGAGGATTCCTGTTTCAACAGCAAAAGATACACCACAGTTCAACAATACTTGTCACCAGAAAAATGAGGTGTAAAACTATGCACTAGGATTTACCTTAGAAGAAGCATGAATTCATTGAACCCAAGAACAATCATCGCCATGATTGCCCAAGGAGGAGGTAACCAATTGTTTCCACGCTTGTATGCCTCCTATAAAAAGCAGAATTCATCGTTCAAGAAACACCATCAGATCAGTATATTTCCTTTGTTTTcgagataaaataaaacaattacaCAAAAGACAAGGAAAAGGattataacaaaaatcaaaattgctCCCAATATTCAATCcatgaaattaaaacattCGTTATGAGAAACCCCAAGGGACTCCATGGGTCACTAAACCTGAGCAGAAATCGCTTGGGTGACTGTATACTCAGTTTCTGCCTTAAACTGTCTCCACAAAGCTTTGCATTGCACTGGTGTGATCAATGTTTTGTCGGGAGGGACCTATCACAGATTACAACTTATGAGATACCAATTATAATAAGCATACAGTAAATATAACAAAGACTGATCATCAAGACCTCTTCCCATGTGCTTGAAGCAAGAGGATCTCCAGAAACTCCAACATCCCTACTCTGGGAAGAGATGGTATCTGTTCTGTCCATAAGTGTAGAGAAAAGCACATTTTCTACCGTATCTGGTCTATCATCCAAACGGACTGCAGCCATTGTGGACAAAAGCTTCAGTGACTGCAAAGAATAATTTCTCACTTCAGTAAGGGGCAACCCAGAGATCCAAATAATACTCGGATAGCATGTCTTCTGAAATTACCTCACAGCGGGCCTCCTTCATAATTGCTCTAATGTCTTCTTTTCCTGTCCAAACCCTTGGCATGGAATCCTGGTCATGGTTGAAGACAGTAGCAAACCTGAAAGTTCCCCAAACATATGTGAGAACAAGgttaaacaaaaagaatgcaTAGAGAGACTTAGGCCAACCTATCTTTCATGCGAATAAGAACTTTCCCAGATTCCTCTCTTGATTTCCTCTCCACCAACTTTCTAGCATATTCCTTCAGATCGTGCAATATCTTGTCCACTGTTTCCTGGTCCAATTCGAATCCAGCAACAGCAGAAAGGAAGTCTGATGCAGCTGCGTCACTCTCACGTTTTAGGACACTTCTAACAGAAACCCATGTGTCTGGCCCACCAGCTTCAAAAAGGGACTCCAATGGTTCAGAAAGTGCTCCAGAAAGTCGCTTCTGCATATGCAATTAGTTTAATCCAGTAATATGTTCCAACAATTTCTCAGCCAGGGTTCCATGTTTTTGCTCTTTTTGGGAGAGAAAAGCAGAAGGGAAGACATGTGACAAGACCTAGCCACAGACCAGAATAGAATTCCATTTAACCAAGAATAAATACCTCAAACTCAGCTTGTAGTTCCGACAACTTCTCACCACGAACAACAGAAGCATGAACTTCAATATCACGGTGAAGTTTTTCACGCACTTTCGAAGCATCCCAATTTGCCTGCTGTATGGCAGCATCTGAAATTGGATAAAAAGCATGGTATGACAAATGATGCAGTTGATATGTTGTCAATAGAGGAAAAAGTGTCACTAGCTGTTGCCATCAAGTAAACAACCAAAACTAAGAAAAGCTTTACGCTATGTATCATATAACAGGAAAAATTTGCAAAGCTAAGATATCTCTGACGGTGCATGCTTGTATAAGTTGGATGTAGTTTTTATGCTGCACCTGAACACCCCTGATCAAACTCAAGCATAGCAGACTGCTGGCATGTACGAACAGATGCAGCAAATCCTTCTCCTCTAGACAAACATTTTTCCAGTCGAACCCCAAAACTTTCAAATGCATTTGCACGTAGATGGCCCAACATGGTTATATAAGCAGGATAGACCAACTGCAGAATACATAActattatcataattactcACTCATTAACAAAGTAATACATATGCAATGAGTCATCaatctaaaatataacatgaCATAAGcaaattggaaaagaaaatgaacaaaattgtAGTATAAGCAAGTGGGGCTGTGGGGGAGGGGGGCGAGGTGGATATAGCCTGCCTACCCTACAGCTATCTTCTGAAATTGATGATgctgaaaaggaaaaacagaaGCCCGCTTTAAGTATGAAGGAAAACATCTATACTACAAAGCAGAGACCAATACCCCAAAAACTACATAAATTTTGCATCACCAACAAATGCGCACATGTTTAACTTCaacagaaacaaaaggtaGACTAcatagaaatttttatttattcactaCATGTCCAAAAGCAATTCAACAGGATTACATGTATTAACATCGTTATATAAACTAAACGcatttaaaattgttactGGCCTGCAATGCTTTTGACTCCAGGTATTGACGTTTCGCATTTCTCACATCTTCTTCAAAATACGCAGATTCCATATCATATCTGtcaaagatgaaaatatagcATTTAAGCAAGAGCTTAATATATTGTTCAAGAGTTCCTCAGCCCACAGAAGTTGTAGGCTTGTAGCTTAATTTTATAGCAGATAACAATAAGCCAAAGTACTTGTACTAAATCATATAAGTACAATAATTCATTGACCCCATCCACACTACCTAATATCAATATCCTGAAAATTAATCTAGCATTGCAAATCCATGAATAAGATGATTGTCAAGCAGAAACTCGTTAATACAAGAGGATCCAACTTCATGAATAAAAAGAACACTTTCCGAAAAGCCTCTTATAAAATAGCCACCAGAAATCATGCTAACTTACTCAGAGAGATATGTCTTCAAGATTGAGCTTATACTTTTCCCAAAGCCTGAAACAGCACCCGTTTTTACAGCTTGTTCCAGAGCTAACCAATCCTGTCTTGGATTAAGAATCAGTCATTGCCTACTTGATGGCATACCATAGTAATTGTGAAGTTCAGAAAGAAGGGAAACACCTTATCAGATTCCAAGCATCTGAACTTCTCATTGGCAATCTCTTCACACCGCACAGTAGCAACCATGACCTAAGGACAATAGAGTTACATGgtttaagaaaacaaagaacaatCTAATCCTGCTCCCAAAATGAACATGAGTGTATACCTTGTGAGCCGGAAGGTCAAGGtccttattttctttgataatTTTCCATATTTGCTCTGCACTGAAAGAAAATCCTGAAGCAGGGACAACACCCCGTCTATCACCAGCAAGTCCGCCAGGAGATATAGAATGGAAAAATCGCTGCCTAAGTTGGGCGACCTGTAACACAGTAACTGTTGTAGTAATAATATGCATTAAACTCTCTAGGAAGCCAATAGAGGTGTCTGCAACTCAACAGAGCTACCTGCTCCTTAAATTGTTCTTCCTTCTCCTCATAACTGGCCAAGGCAATAACTTCCACCTACAAGTCCAAATATGACAAGTAAATAAGAAACAAACACTGGAGAAAtagttttatcaaaaaaaaacatgagcTAGAAATTTTTCTTGCATTGAAAAATTCACTGAGAGGAGTGTCCTTGTATGCTTGAGGTTTATGTACTGTTTGCCATATCTGAAAGGgcggaagaaaaaaaaaatcaggccttaaaaaattacaatgaagaACAAGAACTTCAATGCATTAGAATTTTTTGGCCCAATTTACCTTCTGGACATCCTCTCTCAAGATAGGCTCCAAATATTCAAATGGGGTCTACGTGAATATAAGACAATAATCAATTCAAGACAAAACTGTAGGCTATAATAAAGAAGAATACTAGGCTCCTTAAGCTTACCTTGGTTTTGTCACGTATGACAAACAGAAGTGTTGTTTTACGAGGGCTAAATAAGCGCATCATAACCTATCAGAGAATGAAGGCTATCATGAAAAAGATCAGAATAAGCAATAGCCATCTTAAATGTGCAGGTATGCACCTGAAACACAGTTTTGAGAAGAGGCTTATTGGCAGCCTGTTCCCGACCAATATCATGGCACCACCTACAAACATTAGTAGACACATGAGAATTAGAGAAGTTCAAGTCTTCCTGACAGCTAATTAAATTGCATATCAACCAGTATCATGCCTCCCAAAGAAGTCCTAATTATCACCCAACTTCAATAGCGAAGTAAAGATCAGCAAATTATACAACAGCTGATGGTAGTCTAGACAACTGATTGAGAACTTAGAACCAAACAAGATTCGACAATTTACAAGAACCTTCCTGGGACAAGTGTATCGTGTAATGGTATTCGACCCGGATGAACAAACGTAGTTAGCCAAGTTCCCAGGTGGAGGACAGGTTAGTTTGGGACGGATCAGGCAGAAATTGGCATGCAAAATATGTTTCCTGGAATCTAGAGCTAAAATTTGGGAAACTTACATGTTTATAATGACAATGTCGGCGACTGCTAGAGCAAAAAGTGCACTTTGTTTCTCAAATGTTGTATCGTCCTGGAATCAAATAGTTAACACCAATGAATGTTGAGTCCCAGTTGTCCAGCACTAGAAGATGAATCTAACACATGTATGCAAGCACTCACAATTTCAGTTACTTCCAAGACAGTATTACTTAAACAGAgttcatatatttcatttgttaaGTATCCTCTTCATCAAGAATGATGACTCAAGAATGCTAACACCCATGTGCAGATGTACACAACACTCATGGTTTAGCTGGCAAATTTACTTTCATTGCAGTAAAAAGCAGAGGTAGGAGTAACATATAAGATACATTTACACTTCTAAAATCATCTAAGGAACCATGATGTTGTATAGAAATCAGAGACCCAGTGATTGATCATGAAGTATAAACTTCTGACCAGTAACAAATCCCAATGACACCCACTAAATATGGGCCTAAGTTGGTTTCTTTCATTGACTCGTCCATATAGAAAACCAAAATGAATTGTCGCCCCAAAGTAacatagaaaagaaaaatggaaggaAAAAAGATACCTCACCCCTTTCACGGCCATCTGTACCCTCCAAGTCCATGACAATTGTGAACGGCTCGATACCAACAGCCTTCGCTATCCATACGCCCTTGGTTGTCTGGCTCCTGGTCAAATGTAACCAAAAGCAATTAGTATTTAACAAACTGTGTGCTGCTTGATTATCGCTCAATTGGGACatgataaaatcaagaatattgATGCCTCCGGTACATGTAAAATGCACCAAAAACCAAACTGAAGGCAAATAGTCTAACCTTCCCTTGAATGCATCCATCTCCCTGAAGTTTGTGTAAAACAGATGATTCAACAACGTACTTTTCCCTGTGGAGTAGGCGACTTAGTAATTGTTATAAATGATTAAGTAGTACAAACAGAATGCTTACCATTTTTCCACCATTCAAAACTTTCAATTAGTACTCTGTGATTGTGACAACCATTCAGACCATTAATCAATTCGGAACCATCAATTAATCAAGACTGTGAAAACCATATCGCAGTGGTCCACTGGTCAAGATCTCGAGTTGATTACAGTTTCAAACTCACAAGTAGCTAATAAGGATCAACTATCCACAACTGTCAATCAAGATTTCAAGTTGATCATGGTAAACAAACTCACGACTATCAATAGAACAATTCACAACTATGAAATGATGATTTAAGCAGAGTCGTACAGATTTAAAACTATAATCAAGATTCAAGTTAATGATGACCATGCACAACACAACTGTCATTCAAGATTTGGCGAGGGTCATGGTAAACCAATTCACAACTATGAAATATTCAGGACTTCAAGTTGATCATGACAGAATAATTCACAACTATAAAGTCAAGATTCAAGTTGATTCTaacatcaaattgaaaattaaaccAAGACTCAAGTTAATGATGACCATGCGAAACTGTGCATCGAGATTCCAAGTCGGTCATGGTAGACCAATTCTTTGTTAACCGCCAGAAAACTTTGTTACACTGCTCACTCGAAGCCACAACTTGTGCCAAGAAAAGTTGAAGAAGCATCAAAGAGCAAGTGAAAAGCGATAAATACCACTACTCTGGGGGCCCATGATAGCAACAACCGCATATGAGAGGCCGCACTCATGAAGCTTGACGGAGTTGATAAAATCCCGTAAACCCGGCGCATTAAATTCTCCGTCACCGGCAA
This genomic window from Sesamum indicum cultivar Zhongzhi No. 13 linkage group LG12, S_indicum_v1.0, whole genome shotgun sequence contains:
- the LOC105175847 gene encoding protein ROOT HAIR DEFECTIVE 3 homolog 2 isoform X1; translated protein: MAETADDSCPTQLIAGDGEFNAPGLRDFINSVKLHECGLSYAVVAIMGPQSSGKSTLLNHLFYTNFREMDAFKGRSQTTKGVWIAKAVGIEPFTIVMDLEGTDGRERGEDDTTFEKQSALFALAVADIVIINMWCHDIGREQAANKPLLKTVFQVMMRLFSPRKTTLLFVIRDKTKTPFEYLEPILREDVQKIWQTVHKPQAYKDTPLSEFFNVEVIALASYEEKEEQFKEQVAQLRQRFFHSISPGGLAGDRRGVVPASGFSFSAEQIWKIIKENKDLDLPAHKVMVATVRCEEIANEKFRCLESDKDWLALEQAVKTGAVSGFGKSISSILKTYLSEYDMESAYFEEDVRNAKRQYLESKALQLVYPAYITMLGHLRANAFESFGVRLEKCLSRGEGFAASVRTCQQSAMLEFDQGCSDAAIQQANWDASKVREKLHRDIEVHASVVRGEKLSELQAEFEKRLSGALSEPLESLFEAGGPDTWVSVRSVLKRESDAAASDFLSAVAGFELDQETVDKILHDLKEYARKLVERKSREESGKVLIRMKDRFATVFNHDQDSMPRVWTGKEDIRAIMKEARCESLKLLSTMAAVRLDDRPDTVENVLFSTLMDRTDTISSQSRDVGVSGDPLASSTWEEVPPDKTLITPVQCKALWRQFKAETEYTVTQAISAQEAYKRGNNWLPPPWAIMAMIVLGFNEFMLLLRNPLYLLVLFVTYLLGKAIWVQTDIPGLFQNGILAGLIALSTRFFPAVMNILSRLAAEGHDREALPSQSFRNQTWQPESVSSSVPDSSVSTETSLEYSSPQIIKRRVSHKEEKEMS
- the LOC105175847 gene encoding protein ROOT HAIR DEFECTIVE 3 homolog 2 isoform X2: MAVKGDDTTFEKQSALFALAVADIVIINMWCHDIGREQAANKPLLKTVFQVMMRLFSPRKTTLLFVIRDKTKTPFEYLEPILREDVQKIWQTVHKPQAYKDTPLSEFFNVEVIALASYEEKEEQFKEQVAQLRQRFFHSISPGGLAGDRRGVVPASGFSFSAEQIWKIIKENKDLDLPAHKVMVATVRCEEIANEKFRCLESDKDWLALEQAVKTGAVSGFGKSISSILKTYLSEYDMESAYFEEDVRNAKRQYLESKALQLVYPAYITMLGHLRANAFESFGVRLEKCLSRGEGFAASVRTCQQSAMLEFDQGCSDAAIQQANWDASKVREKLHRDIEVHASVVRGEKLSELQAEFEKRLSGALSEPLESLFEAGGPDTWVSVRSVLKRESDAAASDFLSAVAGFELDQETVDKILHDLKEYARKLVERKSREESGKVLIRMKDRFATVFNHDQDSMPRVWTGKEDIRAIMKEARCESLKLLSTMAAVRLDDRPDTVENVLFSTLMDRTDTISSQSRDVGVSGDPLASSTWEEVPPDKTLITPVQCKALWRQFKAETEYTVTQAISAQEAYKRGNNWLPPPWAIMAMIVLGFNEFMLLLRNPLYLLVLFVTYLLGKAIWVQTDIPGLFQNGILAGLIALSTRFFPAVMNILSRLAAEGHDREALPSQSFRNQTWQPESVSSSVPDSSVSTETSLEYSSPQIIKRRVSHKEEKEMS